The genomic stretch ggtggggggggtggggcacGGCAGGTCACGCCCACAGCCCCGCCCCATCTGGCCACACCCACACGTGCCTCCGGCCCCGCCCCATCGGCCCCGCCCACAGCCTGGGGGCTGCACCCGCGATCACGGCTCCGCCCACAAAAGTCCCACCCACAGCCCTTAGCCCCACCCCAGCTCATAGCCCCACCCATAGCCAGACTCCACCCACTGTTAGCCCACACCCACACACTGTGACTCCCACCCCTAACCCTACCCAACCCTTAGCTCCGCCCACAACCATtaaccccacccccccaaaccataAGGACTAAAGACTAGTTAAACCTTGGCTCCGCCCACAACCCTTAACCCCGCCCACAACTCTTAACTCCACCCCACCCCCTAGCTCCACCCCCAGCCCTTAGCCCCACCACCTAGCTCCACCCACAACCTTTAGCTCCACCCCCAGCCCTTAGCCCCACCACCTAGCTCCACCCACAACCTTTAGCTCCACCCCCAGCCCTTAGCCCCACCACCTAGCTCCACCCACAACCTTTAGCTCCACCCCCAGCCCTTAGCCCCACCCACCTTCACCTGGCTGTGACCCTGTCCCTGCCACCTAGCTCCACCCACAACCTTTAGCCCCACCCCCAGCCCTTAACCCCACCCACCTTCACCCCGGCTGTGACCCCGCCCACAACCCCAAGCCCCACCCACCTCCACCCCTCCacagccccgccccacccccttAGCCCCGCCCCCCAAGCCTTAGCACCCAAGGCTTAGCTCTGCCTTAGCCCCACCCCAACCCTTAGCCCCGCCCACAACCCGGCCCCTCCCCCGCCGGTGGCCCCGCCCACTTGCGCGGGCTGTCCATGGAGAGGTCGATGATGGCTCCGAAGGGGCCGAAGGCTCCGCGCAGCAGCTCGGGGCTCAGCTCCGCCCCGTACACGTACAGCGTGTTGCCCTTGCGGGGGGGGCGCCGCTCGGGGAACGAGTCCGACCCTGCCGGCACCCGCACGTCCCACACCCCCCCGCAGCGCgacccgggaccccccccgcacccggGACCCCCgcacccgggaccccccccccacacccaggACCCCCCGCACCCGGGCCCCCCCCTGAACCCAGGAACAGGACCCCTgcacctgggaccccccccgcacccggGACCCCcgcacccaggaccccccccgcacccggGACCCctgcacccaggaccccccccgcacccgggaatgggacccccccccgcacccgggacccccccctgcacccgggacccccctgcacccGGGAACAGGACCCCTgcacctgggacccccccccccccccccagaaacgggaccccccccgcacccaggACCCCCGCACCCGGgaatgggaccccccccccgcacccgggaccccccagcaccccagattccaggacccccccccgggacctGGGATCCCCCAAGGGACCTGGGACCCCCCCCTgcacctgggaccccccccccccccccaaggaacgggacccccccgcacccagGACCCCCTGCACCCAGGACCCCCACACCCAGGAATgtgacccccccgcaccccagaGTCCAGGACCCCCCCCGAGacctgggccccccccccgcacccccgggacaggggccccccagcaccccgcccccccggccccccccgtaCTGCGGAAGGCCCCGTCCCGCTCCCGGCTCCGCTCctccagctccggctcctgctcCCAGTCCAGGCGCCGCTCCCCCCGCTcggggggctccccccggccccccgccccctcgGGCTCCCGCAGCCGCTCGCTGGCGCTCACGAAGCTgccgggggggccgaggggggggtcaggggggccCAAAATCAaaggggggggggtcgggggggggggggggcactcaCCTCTCATACAGCGACTTCCTCTGGGGGCGGCGCGACTgcggggaaagggggggggggggggctggtaaCGGGGGGGGGCCggtaatgggggggggggacacaccccgGCGTCCGGGACCCCCCCAAGGGGACCCCGCCCCCCCGGTACCTCCTGGGAGTCGTCGTCGGCGGAGACGCTGCGCTGGAAGGGCTGGAACGTGGGGGTCGGGCCCTTCTCGGGGTCCTGGGGGGGACGCGCGGGGTGAGGGGCGACCCCCGAACCTCGGCACCCCCCCCCGGGGcttcggggggcgggggggtgttgggggagtCCCCTGGGGGATTCGGGGGGGGC from Mycteria americana isolate JAX WOST 10 ecotype Jacksonville Zoo and Gardens unplaced genomic scaffold, USCA_MyAme_1.0 Scaffold_229, whole genome shotgun sequence encodes the following:
- the NELFE gene encoding negative elongation factor E, which gives rise to GLPQHPPAPRSPGGGCRGSGVAPHPARPPQDPEKGPTPTFQPFQRSVSADDDSQESRRPQRKSLYESFVSASERLREPEGAGGRGEPPERGERRLDWEQEPELEERSRERDGAFRRSDSFPERRPPRKGNTLYVYGAELSPELLRGAFGPFGAIIDLSMDSPRNCAFVTYEKMESADQAIAELNGAVVQDVQLKVSIARKQPLLDAATGKSLWGSLAVKNSAKGSHRDKRSQVVYNEDLFGGQ